The Prionailurus bengalensis isolate Pbe53 chromosome F2, Fcat_Pben_1.1_paternal_pri, whole genome shotgun sequence genomic interval GCTCCAGCTTGTGGCCGCATAGAACCAACTGGAAGAAGCACCTTCCATAAGCTGGAGAGGGGCAAGGGGCTCAGCCAGAGGCTCTAGGGGATAGCAGCTCTGGTGGggagagagctgggggggggggggggatgagggaggggagaaggggcgtgtgtgtgtgtgtgtgtgtgtgtgtgtggctctgAGGAccgtggcgggggcggggggacagtgGGCTGTCTAGCCAGCCCCGCCACACTCCCGGAGCTGTTTCCCTTGCACACCCTTCCCCGCGCCCACCGTCCGTGGCCGCGCCGGGCTTCACCGTCGGAGCTGAGCGCCAGGCGCACGTAGACTAGGTGCATGGGGCCCTGGCACACGGTGCGGCCCTGGACGGAGAAGTGGTACGTGCCACGCGTGTGGTTCAGCACCAGGCGGCGCCGCGGCAAAGACGAAATCATGAGCCACAGGCCGACGACCACGCCGCACGCGGGGAAGCCCCAAGTCTCCTGCTTCTGCACCTGCGGCAGCCACAGGGACCTGAGCAGCCCGGGGTTTCGGGGGCGGGGCACCGCGAGGTGAGTCCAGCCCCCCGGGAGGAAGGCCGTGGGGGGCGGGCCCAGGAGTTCAGACCTGGCTCACGAAGCCGAAGCTGACGAGGAGGAGGCAGACGACGAAGAGCAGTGTCCCCTTCCACAGCGTGTCCAGGTAGTACTCAAGCACGAAGACTGGGGGCGGCGCGGTGGCGGTGCGTGAAGACAGCCGGTCCCCGCTGGCAGCCGGCCCCGAGCGAGCTGCATCGCCGCCAGCCCAGGgctcggccccgcccccgccccttccGACTCCAGGCGCCGCCCCCATGCAGATCCCGGGTCCAGGCCCGCCCCCTCCGCCGCCAACCCCGCCCGGGATTTTACGCCACCAGGTTCAGACGTCAGGCCCCCGGCTCCCGCACCCGCCCTGCTCGGGTTCCGGGTCCGCGCGCACCATTGGGCTGCTGTTGGATGAACGGGTAGAAGCTGTTGTTCTTAAGGCGCTTGGCCAGGTGGCGCTCGGTGCAGAACAGTCCTAGGGCCCAGAGCTGGAAGCGCTTGCCGCCGGAGGTGGTGGGCAGGCCGCCAACCCGGCCCTTGGGGGtctgggggaggcacagagggtcAGCTGGGCTGCTAGGAGGTTGGCACCGCCCAGAGGCTCACAGTCGCACTTCTACCTGGGAGAAGAAAGGCTCCAGGGCTGCGG includes:
- the TMEM249 gene encoding transmembrane protein 249: TAGLESWTGCVYPVLRDTEICLCLWLCLKLCLGRSGSGKGEALLSHGVQCGAPACRYLCSLGLGHPATFPSAAPSWTAALEPFFSQTPKGRVGGLPTTSGGKRFQLWALGLFCTERHLAKRLKNNSFYPFIQQQPNVFVLEYYLDTLWKGTLLFVVCLLLVSFGFVSQVQKQETWGFPACGVVVGLWLMISSLPRRRLVLNHTRGTYHFSVQGRTVCQGPMHLVYVRLALSSDAYGRCFFQLVLCGHKLEPLVLVQLSERYEQMEYLGRHIARKLNINYFDCLAKSYRHVVRHWPLGATFSPGIVQRKTGTYGQQTLQSDLDV